agtatcagctgCGACACCTCTTTttcgagggcggaaacttatttccatacccaataaaattaaaaaagttaacatACCCTTGCTCTTGCCGAATACAACATCATCCATATTTATCAAGATTCCTCATATATTGTCTAGAtaccaaataatatttataatacataataataatgattattttttatgaaactggtcgatctttaagaatatttattcttttttggtggaaataatcgtccgaatgggtGTCAAGAAAGCTTTTAGATTTATCAGTATTTGCACAGAATAACAAAAGTCTCGATGATtgataaaaatctttaataattttgtcaaaaacaaagaatagaTATAGTGCAGAACTAATTATTTGTGTTTCCAGTTATTTGACAGCCCATTTTATATTATGGTATCTTTTATATCTGGTaataaacagttaaaaaaattctgtactCGCATTGAAGAAAGGTCATTCATGCACAATAATTCAAAACTATGCAattaggaaaatttttggaaatttaacaGAAAATAACGAAAGGCTATTAATGATGGTGGCCGCCGTACCCGAATAGGTGTgtgtgtgactactattcggaattcagagagaacgtaggtttgaatctcggtgaaagatcaaaataaagaaaaagttttttctaatagcggtcgcccctcggcagacaatggcaaacctccgagtgtatttctgccatgaaaaagctcctcataaaaatctctgccgttcggagtcgtcttaaaactgtaggtccctccatttgtggaacaacagcaagacgcacaccacaaataggaggagcagctcgaccaaacacccagaaagggtgtaatattatatataatataatacgtGCATTTATTTTTCAGTCGCACATTTGCTACATATTACGCACCGGCTGAGAGAGACACCAGGGATAGTTTTGAAAAAGCTGTCGATAGTTCTTTGGAAGGTGAAGGAGAAGAGCCCCGTGAAGttaataacaatacaaatacgtAATAAAGCCAgtgaagatttttattttgatattgtaaatggttttttggcaGGTGTGAAAAAAGATCCAAGTCTTGTTATTGATAAAGCGATTTTGTCCaggctaaaaatttaacaagtATGTAATCAAGAGAttcaattttattcaatataattacaaaaaattaattaagtttgcATACATTGAAACAGGTTCGGTATTTGTGTGAGTAATTCGGAAGACTTTGCCGCAAAAACAATTATTCATAATATCAACGCTTTAGAGGGCAAACATCGGGTCTCAATTTTATTGCCCACTGTTCAATATAATTGACACGCGGAGAATGCTGAGTTGTTTAAGGCAATATACGAACGTTTTGTCGATGACTTGCGCAAATTGGCTGCAAAATCCAACGAATTCAAGAATAATCTAGCAtcacaaaatattcaaattcataAAGTTACGGGTATTTTGGAAAAACGGCATACTAAGCACATCACAGTCTCGACTATTTATATGAGcaataaaaaaccaaatgttatcggtataaaactttttgcgaCTTACATATGTCCCACCGGTCaaaagtaaaaggaaaaaaCTTGGCTGAAAATACATGAAAAAGTTTGCACAACCATCTTACGTGCACGCGGTGAACGTTATAAAGTTTACTGACgtcaaaataacaacaaattagaTTTATTTGCGTTTATCTCTTGATTCCTTAAGCTGCGTTCCGATGAAAGGCATTGACGTTGGAAACCCTAAATCTATATATTGTATCTGACATCTGAATATGTTCAAccatccaaaaaatttaaagcttctAATGACGATGAAAGCGATAACGAAAATACCGAATatcaattttaaaacattcaaaaatattttaaggcctttcaaattttaaaataaaaataaaataaaacaagttagTTGTAATtgtcacttttttttgtttttgagttgctatgtatgtatatacaccgAAAGTAAAGCTGTGATGTGTGGCGACTGACTTTtcgatatatatttatatattatattatgtatgtatttacatattttttacaaatattttatttatttctattatgtAACGTATTTTTAACGCTATAGTTATacacaaatttcatattttagacAAGATACACATAAATCATTATCATTTCATCAATGTATTATCTttaatgcatatattttatattgataACTTTAGTGGTGCTGCTGCATGtactacatatgcacatatgtatgtatatgtatgtacttacgcACATAGGAATATAAGTTGAAATGAACGTCCCTTAATTCAAAAACAGCATAGCATTCACATAAAGCAATAACGCCACACTGTGCGAGTGATCGGCACACTTGCAAATGTCCGTTTCGTCCGAATCTTGAGAAACAGTTATTCCACTGACACAATGACAAATGCCAAACTTATCCCACGAAACAATTTTCCGTACCTCTCCCATATTAAGAAACTCACTAAAGCCGAAGAGTCCACACAAAGcagctgaaaataaaaatacgtgcatatgtatgagtatgcaGGAATATGTGCATGGCTACGCGTAAGCATGAATGTATTTTATGATCTACTGCTTGAGTTGAAAACCTTACTTTGCTCTATATACAACTCTCGGCGAGCTTGGGAGTGCGACATAGCTAATATTTTATGTTCACGATAAACTTGCGAGCAGTATTGCGTTGAGAGAATTTCATAAACAAGCGGCGAACCAAAATGCGAGGCACAGCTATGATGCATTATCACATAAAGAATTAGAATTCTGTGGGAGATTTTAATGGGTTATAAATATCTTGGATTTTTTAAGTTGAAGTTGCCTTACTGGTGCATTCTACGGTAGCCATATGTTGGTGTATTAGAGCTTATCACCCAGAGACACCCCGCGTCAAGGTCATTACAGTTATCCAAGGTACTAATATGGAGAAGGCAGAAATCTTCAAAACGGATTTAATTAAAGTAACAATAAGTTTAAACTTGATCACATgcttgatttagaaaaaaaaggttaataataattaatgctCACTTGCAACTTTAATCTACAATTGTTATTAAAGCTCACCTGAGAATGTGGAATTCGGGAATCCAATATTTTGCAGGCTTTCATAATTTCGCTCCAGAGATCTATACTCCAACTCCGTATTGATCTGATTCTCTACAAGTTTAGGCTTTATGAGCATTACGTTCTTCTGCAAAATATAAGATAATCTTCCCATTCCGTTCTTGCGTATTATTTTGCCTCTGAAAGCTAcgattttcttcaaaatctgGTCATACAATTGACTTTCGAAGCGAGTAGGTTCATAAAAACGcatattttctaaacaaaagaCGCCAAGTATTAAACAAATCTTTTTGCAGTTTAAATAGctcgaaatcattttaaaaataatataatacactTACGCTTGATTATAAACTCAGAGAAAATGAGcgcaaaatgcaaattttcatcCCAAACTTTACTCCGTtccatatttattaataaattcctTACGATATTGCCTAAATTCAACTTATTCTTATTCAAATAATTCGTCTCAGCCTGTGTAACTGAAATAGCCAATACCATTgcacaaaatataataacagtCTTTCTCTCCGAACACAACATTTTTGCACGGCTTTTACAATTGTTTTGAATCGACTCAACTGTTTGGAGAAATTACATTCGCCAGGCCACATCATTTCCAACAAACTATGGTATAGTACAATCATTGCGCATTACCACGACTgtgcagacatacatatatatcatttGTCTCTGCTTATTCTGTATAACTGGCATACACTGTAAGAAATATGTGCAGTCAAGAATGTAACACCagtgtatatattatagaattaTAGATGAataacaagcaacaacaaacacttGCACTTTCTcttcgaaaatttaaattgtaaaaaaatatctgccattcgaaggCGGCATGAAGCTATAGGCTTTTGCATATTAATTATCTTTATTGCActtccatatgtacatatacacatatatatacatataatatgcgtatacacccattttgggtgtttggccgagctcctcctcctatagtgtgcgtcttgatgttgttccacaaatggaaggacctacagtttcaagccgactccgaacggcagagatttttatgaggagctttttcaaggcagaagtacactcggaggtttgccattgcctgccgaggggcgaccgctattagaaaaaactttttctttattttgatctttcaccgagattcgaacctacgttcccactcggttacggcggccgccataattaaatacatatccaaataactataataaaaaaacaatgagacaacaacataaatatgtaatataccAAGCTACATATGGATCAGCTATATTAGTGCAAAAAAACTCCTCctaaaaaaaccatctaccgttcGAAGCTGGCATAAAACCGCacgttcctccatttgtggaaaaatatcaagacgcacactacgaATAGGAGAAGCAGCTCGGGCAAAAACCCAATAAGGGCTGTAAGCTACAATTATACCTTGATGAAGATTCAAGGGGGAAGAACTAAGCGAATGGAAAATAATTGATGTAGTTTAATGAAACACCCAATGTGAGagatcttttttaatttttttacaaggaCGCTATTTTTTTCCTGAATATTTTGGTCATATACTTTCTGacttttttactcttttatttctgtttgcttatttctaatttattatcaaaagaagaagaagaaaaatgcaaaaatttaatatcttatCTTTGTGCACTAATTAGGTAACGTTTAAATTCGTATTGATTCGGAGATATTAATCGTGAATGACGGAAGATTCaacaattttaattcaaaacaaCCGAGTAGTTCATACTACCCATCCTTACCctagatattaaaaaatcaatataGTTTAGAATTGAATGGCGAAAAGAGAAACAACCATCAAGTTTTTCCAGTGTAGCTCGCAAATCCGTACAAAGGTACttcatttttcttaatataaataaattgattacATATACTTTTCAGAAAAGCCAACAGATGGATTTGTCCATATGTACTCTTGGATTAAAAAATCCAATAGAAGACGAAAACAGCTTCAGTGCATACTTATGCGGCTCTATTaaaagcatacatatatacacagtaGATAAAAAATTCAGCGTTTAATataaacatacttacatacatatttattgacatgaacatacctacacacatgtgtatgtatattaagaaaaacaagaaatgaaaCCTTTTCcgtatatttcttattatttattcaaaatactctGATGCACAAAATAACCTAATAAAAGCTGAATGAAATTGAAGGAGTTATTTTCATGTACAACAATCcacattattataaaataaaattttacgaaataCACTTGAAAACAGTATTTAATGAagacaaataaaaattctttccattttatttaggatTTTCGAGAATAGTTGAGAATACGTGGGATAGAGCTTTCAGCAGATTGTAGATTTGGGTATCTCACTGTATGTATAGATTTTTGATCAATACCTTTTATAGACCTTAGGGAGAAGTAATAATCTGGTGCATGGTCTTAGGGTTCACTTCACGAAAGGAATATGACGAGATCCTTTAGCCCATGATGTTAAcccttgttaaaaaaaattgtttcacggtggaaataactttatttaattatcaataagacgtattaaaagaaaaatcataaacaagtttcatattttgtttgtttttttacggAGCCAtacataaaaactaaatatttgttaagcatagaaaacagttgaaaagcgGAAAAATTACTATTCGTCGAGAAGTCGTCATAGAGTCGAtacgtgaaaatatttttttgtttgtcaaaaagtatttacgttatactctgttatcgttttttgaaaatgaatcgcTCGCActtcaattttgctttttcaccGACTTCACAAAAGAGAGGTTTttcgaaatgtcataaaatcatagACACttgttttgcgttttattacttaaaatagtttgaattactttataatacttaatttggaaaaaaaatttcatcaaaactgcaaTACCGTATATAGGATCATATGCGGTAAAGGGTTAATGTATAACTCAAAAGCTATTTTCTCTCAAAGCTCTTAAGCTACTCCTTTATAtggatctttttttttttgccccgcctatatttttaaatgtttttgaagtgcACGAACATGCGgtaacataattttaatttgaatgaaaatgataaaaaagatgttttcgAAACTTATTgcccatacatatatattagtatttatgtgtatttgcattaaaattttgttaacacATTTGGCCTGTGTTTTATGCGTGTCTTTCAAAACTAACTTTTTTTAGGCTGACttgaaaataactgaaaatgAGCGAAAATTGATCTGCGGATTTGTCTCTGGATATTTGAGAAAGACCCCGAACCTATAAACAAAATAGCGAAGGGTAGGGAGTGAGCAACTGAAATTTtgtgacaaatatttaaattatttaaaacaattatttcctaggttaggtagtaatggttgcccagagagtgggcccacttggacgaaagaagtttggtccatcttttgtgataccattgcaagaggggaaaaagaggtgaagtaAAAAGGACGATAGGACGAAAGAGGTAGGGAGGGTTGATTGTTTCTGGACTATgacggtgactagtctgcggttatgttaacctctttatgctgctgatgaagttcatcagatttttgttatcaagacctgctatatcagcaggcgcagaaaagaagtgagaaccaagatgcttgaatcttagtcgcgcgagagctgggcagctaaggagcaggtgctgagatgcttccacctcatcctccatacagctgacgcaaagaGGTATCGAAgcaattccgagtctcacggcatgtataccccgcggGTAGttccccgtgaggatgcccacgaaatttgagagatgagattttgtcaccctcaggagtagagcgcaggttgtcaaggggatcccgatcctatTCTTTCGCAGGCACACCACCTCACAggcccttgtctggccagctcgtcggcttcgcagtttccagcaatgtgaCTGtgtccaggtacccaaattatctttatatcgaagaattctgatgcaatcgagagagagaccaggcattccctgactagtttcgaatgcaccataatagagcccagggccctaattgccgcttggctatcggagtaactatttactttcttgaccgttaatacgcatttgagcagccaatcggctgcctccttgattgcggctacctctgcctggaacacactgcagtggcccggtagcctgaatttgagtctaaTTTCCGTAAGaccctatcgaaattttaaTCGAAACGGTTCGCTCCCTCCAATTGGGAATAGTGCCCAGGAGTCCCGCTACTACGATGATCTTTAATTTAGCTGAAAGCTGAAACTGTGAATAACCTTTTAAATGATATTGCAAGAGGCGGTGATTGCAGTGGAAACATCAGCGCGGCCTTGGCGTTTACTGAATTTTTAGTAAATCGTATTTAACTAATAAAACATTAATTTCACGCAAAAATTGGaagtatttatatgcatatatacatatatacacggccgtcgtagtcgaatgggttggtgcgcgactgccattcggaagtgcacaggttcggaAACCCGGccacgaaacaccaattgatggAACAGCTTTTtctatgacttcattcaaatgttggccgcaactacgcttaaggtggtccattctgaaggtccaattttcaatcactcgttcgagcatttcgactggtatgtcgtgaataacacgcgtaatgttggcttccagagcttcaatcgtagctggtttatcagcatagaccttggacttcacgaatccccaaagaaaaaagtccaaaggtgtgatatcacaagatcttgatggccaactcacaggtcctaaacgtaaaatcagctgctctccgaaatgacttctcaataaagtcattgtttcacgagctgtatggcaagtggacccgtcttgttgaaaccaaatgtcgtagagatcattagattcaatttcaggtagcgaaaagtccgatatcatggtacggtagcgagcaccattcacagttacgttgcggtcatcatcatttttgaaaaaatatgggccgatgattccaccagcccataaaccacaccagaccgttgttttctctgggtgtaaaggtagctcttgaacctgttctggttgctcttcatcccaaatacggcaattttgcttattgacgtaaccattgagccaaaaatgcgcctcatcgctgaacaaaattttgctcgaaaacagcggatcttcttcaatcttttcaagagcccaatcagcaaaacggtgacgtgcaggaaggtcatttggctttagttcttgtacgagctgtattttgtatgcttttaaatgaagatccttccgtaaaattgaccaagttgttccatacgacagtccaagttgctgagaacggtgccgaatcgattcatcgcggttttcatgtacactctctgctactgccgctatattctcaatgcttcttgctggacgtggtctattcggtcgagaattatccaccaatgaaaattcggattcaaatttgttgatggtatgtcgaatagtatttaaggcaggccgattatgttgaccataatgcggtctaagcgcacgaaaaacatttgtcacagaacgctgattttcataatacagttgaacaatttgta
The sequence above is drawn from the Anastrepha obliqua isolate idAnaObli1 chromosome 4, idAnaObli1_1.0, whole genome shotgun sequence genome and encodes:
- the LOC129245470 gene encoding uncharacterized protein LOC129245470, with amino-acid sequence MLCSERKTVIIFCAMVLAISVTQAETNYLNKNKLNLGNIVRNLLINMERSKVWDENLHFALIFSEFIIKQNMRFYEPTRFESQLYDQILKKIVAFRGKIIRKNGMGRLSYILQKNVMLIKPKLVENQINTELEYRSLERNYESLQNIGFPNSTFSDFCLLHISTLDNCNDLDAGCLWVISSNTPTYGYRRMHQILILYVIMHHSCASHFGSPLVYEILSTQYCSQVYREHKILAMSHSQARRELYIEQTALCGLFGFSEFLNMGEVRKIVSWDKFGICHCVSGITVSQDSDETDICKCADHSHSVALLLYVNAMLFLN